One part of the Lapillicoccus jejuensis genome encodes these proteins:
- the thrS gene encoding threonine--tRNA ligase: MPATLTVHVAGDERSVEQGTTAGELFAGDRAVVVARVGGDLVDLSHVLSDGDTVEPVRVDEPDGLAVLRHSTAHVLAQAVQQVNPSARLGIGPPIRDGFYYDFDVETPFTPEDLKTLERTMQRIINEGQTFHRRVTTDDDARAELADEPYKLELIGLKGGGGDVADAAEGADAEVGGGELTIYDNRRKDGELAWKDLCRGPHLPDTKLIGNAFKLMRSAAAYWRGSEKNPQLQRVYGTAWPSKDDLKAYLDRLAEAERRDHRRLGAELDLFSFPDELGSGLPVFHPRGGIIKREMEDYVRRRHIEEGFQYVGTPHISKEGLFHTSGHLPYYKDTMFPPMQFEGSDYYLKAMNCPMHNLIFRSRGRSYRELPLRLFEFGSVYRYEKSGVVHGLTRVRGLTQDDSHSYVTPEQAPAEVQHLLDFVLSLLRDFGLDDFYLELSTRATEGEKKDKFIGTDEEWEVATAVLQDVADRSGLELVADPGGAAFYGPKISVQARDAIGRTWQMSTIQYDFNQPKGFQLEFQAADGTRQQPVMIHSAKFGSIERFFGVLTEHYAGAFPVWLSPVQALGVPVADEFAPYVASVLDRLKDAGVRTELDESDDRFPKKIRNASKAKVPYVLIAGEEDRAAGAISFRYRDGSQRNGVPVDEAVAEITAAIATRAQVTTSPVAAEGDASV, translated from the coding sequence GTGCCTGCCACCCTCACCGTCCACGTCGCCGGAGACGAGCGATCGGTGGAGCAGGGGACGACGGCCGGGGAGCTCTTCGCGGGTGACCGCGCCGTCGTCGTGGCCCGCGTCGGCGGCGACCTCGTCGACCTCAGCCACGTCCTCTCCGACGGCGACACCGTCGAGCCGGTCCGGGTCGACGAGCCCGACGGCCTCGCGGTCCTGCGGCACAGCACCGCCCACGTCCTCGCCCAGGCCGTCCAGCAGGTCAACCCCTCCGCCAGGCTCGGCATCGGCCCGCCGATCCGCGACGGGTTCTACTACGACTTCGACGTCGAGACGCCGTTCACCCCCGAGGACCTCAAGACCCTCGAGAGGACGATGCAGCGGATCATCAACGAGGGCCAGACCTTCCACCGCCGCGTCACCACCGACGACGACGCCCGCGCCGAGCTCGCCGACGAGCCCTACAAGCTCGAGCTCATCGGCCTCAAGGGCGGCGGGGGCGACGTCGCCGACGCGGCGGAGGGCGCCGACGCCGAGGTCGGCGGCGGCGAGCTGACGATCTACGACAACCGCCGCAAGGACGGCGAGCTGGCGTGGAAGGACCTGTGCCGCGGCCCGCACCTGCCCGACACCAAGCTCATCGGCAACGCCTTCAAGCTCATGCGCTCGGCGGCGGCGTACTGGCGCGGCTCGGAGAAGAACCCGCAGCTGCAGCGCGTCTACGGGACCGCGTGGCCGAGCAAGGACGACCTCAAGGCCTACCTCGACCGGCTCGCGGAGGCCGAGCGCCGCGACCACCGGCGGCTCGGCGCCGAGCTGGACCTCTTCTCCTTCCCCGACGAGCTCGGCTCCGGCCTGCCGGTCTTCCACCCCAGGGGCGGGATCATCAAGCGCGAGATGGAGGACTACGTCCGCCGGCGGCACATCGAGGAGGGCTTCCAGTACGTCGGGACCCCGCACATCTCCAAGGAGGGGCTCTTCCACACCTCCGGGCACCTGCCGTACTACAAGGACACGATGTTCCCGCCGATGCAGTTCGAGGGGTCGGACTACTACCTCAAGGCGATGAACTGCCCCATGCACAACCTCATCTTCCGCAGCCGCGGACGGTCCTACCGCGAGCTGCCGCTGCGGCTGTTCGAGTTCGGGTCGGTCTACCGCTACGAGAAGTCCGGGGTCGTGCACGGCCTCACCCGGGTGCGCGGCCTGACCCAGGACGACAGCCACTCCTACGTCACCCCGGAGCAGGCCCCGGCGGAGGTCCAGCACCTGCTCGACTTCGTCCTGTCGCTGCTGCGCGACTTCGGCCTCGACGACTTCTACCTCGAGCTGTCGACCCGGGCGACCGAGGGCGAGAAGAAGGACAAGTTCATCGGGACCGACGAGGAGTGGGAGGTCGCGACGGCCGTCCTGCAGGACGTCGCCGACCGCTCCGGCCTCGAGCTCGTCGCCGACCCCGGCGGCGCCGCCTTCTACGGCCCGAAGATCTCCGTCCAGGCGCGCGACGCGATCGGCCGCACCTGGCAGATGTCGACGATCCAGTACGACTTCAACCAGCCCAAGGGCTTCCAGCTGGAGTTCCAGGCGGCCGACGGCACCCGCCAGCAGCCGGTGATGATCCACTCGGCGAAGTTCGGCTCGATCGAGCGCTTCTTCGGCGTGCTCACCGAGCACTACGCGGGGGCCTTCCCGGTGTGGCTCTCGCCCGTCCAGGCGCTTGGCGTCCCGGTCGCGGACGAGTTCGCGCCGTACGTCGCCTCGGTCCTCGACCGGCTCAAGGACGCCGGCGTGCGGACCGAGCTCGACGAGAGCGACGACCGCTTCCCGAAGAAGATCCGCAACGCCAGCAAGGCCAAGGTCCCCTACGTCCTCATCGCGGGGGAGGAGGACCGGGCCGCCGGCGCGATCTCCTTCCGCTACCGCGACGGCTCGCAGCGCAACGGCGTCCCGGTCGACGAGGCGGTCGCCGAGATCACCGCGGCCATCGCGACCCGGGCCCAGGTCACCACGTCGCCGGTGGCGGCGGAGGGCGACGCGAGCGTCTGA
- the pgsA gene encoding phosphatidylinositol phosphate synthase: protein MLNRALRETWTKVMTPPARLFLAMGLSPDVVTVVGTIGVCVGALAFYPLGHFFWGTLVVVLFIFSDNVDGVMARMQGRQGVWGAFLDSTLDRVGDAAIFGGLVIAFARSGPMNNLLYAGLALACLILGMVVSYAKARAEGLGLTANVGIAERADRLLLVLTATGLVGLGLPVVVLGVVLAVLAVASLVTVVQRMLTVRRQALAAVAGHDPRAS from the coding sequence ATGCTGAACCGAGCCCTGCGCGAGACCTGGACCAAGGTCATGACGCCCCCCGCCCGGCTGTTCCTCGCGATGGGGCTCAGCCCCGACGTCGTCACCGTCGTCGGGACCATCGGCGTCTGCGTGGGAGCGCTGGCCTTCTACCCCCTGGGCCACTTCTTCTGGGGCACCCTCGTCGTCGTCCTGTTCATCTTCAGCGACAACGTCGACGGCGTCATGGCCCGGATGCAGGGGCGCCAGGGCGTGTGGGGGGCGTTCCTCGACTCGACCCTCGACCGGGTCGGCGACGCCGCGATCTTCGGCGGGCTCGTCATCGCCTTCGCCCGCAGCGGCCCGATGAACAACCTCCTGTACGCCGGTCTGGCCCTGGCCTGCCTCATCCTCGGCATGGTCGTCAGTTACGCCAAGGCGCGTGCCGAGGGCCTCGGCCTCACCGCCAACGTCGGCATCGCCGAGCGCGCCGACCGGCTGCTGCTCGTGCTGACCGCCACCGGTCTGGTCGGTCTCGGGCTGCCCGTCGTCGTCCTCGGCGTCGTCCTCGCCGTCCTCGCGGTGGCCAGCCTCGTCACCGTGGTCCAGCGCATGCTCACCGTGCGCCGGCAGGCCCTCGCCGCCGTCGCCGGGCACGACCCGCGCGCGTCGTGA
- a CDS encoding XdhC family protein — protein MSERAVPESVVAGRSGPDAVLVVVTANVIAEAVTTIAGAVGLPLVVLHHDDSDEPVADRLTGLDLTDRHAVVLTDHDAPGTAEVLRAALAGPAGYVGMMGSRRRAEGLFATLREEGVPEDALARLHVPVGLDVGGRSPGEMALSVVAEVSAWASGKLVRDGDRSRLTG, from the coding sequence GTGAGCGAGCGCGCCGTCCCCGAGTCCGTCGTCGCCGGCCGGTCCGGCCCGGACGCCGTCCTCGTCGTCGTCACCGCCAACGTCATCGCCGAGGCGGTGACCACGATCGCCGGAGCGGTGGGCCTGCCGCTCGTCGTCCTCCACCACGACGACTCCGACGAGCCCGTGGCCGACCGGCTGACCGGTCTGGACCTCACCGACCGCCACGCCGTCGTCCTCACCGACCACGACGCGCCCGGGACCGCCGAGGTCCTGCGCGCCGCCCTCGCCGGCCCCGCGGGCTACGTCGGCATGATGGGCAGCCGCCGCCGCGCCGAGGGCCTGTTCGCCACGCTGCGAGAGGAGGGCGTCCCTGAGGACGCGCTGGCGCGCCTGCACGTCCCGGTCGGGCTCGACGTCGGTGGCCGCAGCCCCGGTGAGATGGCCCTGTCGGTCGTCGCCGAGGTCAGCGCGTGGGCGAGCGGCAAGCTCGTCCGCGACGGCGACCGGAGCCGCCTGACGGGTTGA
- a CDS encoding SGNH/GDSL hydrolase family protein — protein sequence MRGHGRRVVTTVGAVAAGLALTTGYGAPAHAAATSYVALGDSYSSGVGTRSYLDDGTSCDRSTLAYPSLIAAARGWTLSLRACSGATTADVTSTQLSALSSSTGVVTLSVGGNDAGFADVLTECAKPGWMSDCDGAIDTAQAFIAQTLPGRLSTLYAGVRSKAPHAAVTIVGYPRIFMGEDCNALTFFSPQEETRLNATADQLDSLLSQRASLAGFRYADPRTAFTGHAVCNDPEWLNGLSDPVSDSYHPNVDGHRSGYTPVVSAQLGAPVVATAAVVRRAEASAPRLAAAAAPYAALDARIAPERFRAPDLTTPQARAAAAAAGVDLADPASVRAVSQRYDARHAAERAAGR from the coding sequence ATGCGCGGACACGGGCGACGGGTGGTCACGACGGTCGGGGCGGTGGCGGCGGGGCTCGCCCTCACGACCGGGTACGGCGCCCCGGCGCACGCCGCGGCGACGTCGTACGTCGCCCTCGGTGACTCCTACTCCTCGGGCGTCGGCACCCGCAGCTACCTCGACGACGGCACGAGCTGCGACCGCTCGACCCTGGCCTACCCGAGCCTCATCGCCGCCGCCCGCGGCTGGACGCTGTCCCTGCGCGCCTGCTCCGGGGCGACGACCGCCGACGTGACGAGCACCCAGCTGAGCGCGCTGTCGAGCAGCACCGGCGTGGTGACGCTGAGCGTCGGCGGCAACGACGCCGGCTTTGCCGACGTCCTCACCGAGTGCGCGAAGCCGGGCTGGATGAGCGACTGCGACGGCGCGATCGACACCGCGCAGGCGTTCATCGCCCAGACCCTGCCCGGCCGGCTGTCGACCCTCTACGCCGGCGTCCGCAGCAAGGCGCCCCACGCGGCCGTGACGATCGTCGGCTACCCGCGGATCTTCATGGGCGAGGACTGCAACGCCCTGACCTTCTTCTCACCTCAGGAGGAGACCCGGCTCAACGCGACCGCCGACCAGCTGGACTCCTTGCTCTCGCAACGGGCCTCGCTCGCCGGATTCCGGTACGCCGACCCGCGCACCGCCTTCACCGGGCACGCCGTGTGCAACGACCCGGAGTGGCTCAACGGCCTGTCGGACCCGGTGAGCGACAGCTACCACCCGAACGTCGACGGCCACCGCAGCGGCTACACGCCGGTCGTCAGCGCGCAGCTCGGGGCGCCCGTCGTCGCCACCGCGGCGGTCGTGCGCCGCGCCGAGGCGAGCGCGCCGCGGCTGGCCGCCGCCGCGGCGCCGTACGCCGCCCTGGACGCGCGGATCGCGCCGGAGCGGTTCCGGGCGCCCGACCTCACGACCCCGCAGGCCCGGGCGGCCGCCGCCGCCGCCGGCGTCGACCTCGCCGACCCGGCGAGCGTCCGCGCCGTCTCCCAGCGCTACGACGCCCGGCACGCCGCCGAGCGGGCCGCGGGCCGGTAG
- a CDS encoding glycosyltransferase family 4 protein → MRIGIVCPYSFDVPGGVQYHVRDLAEVFLAQGHHVSVLAPADEDTVVPDYVISAGRAVPVRYNGSVARLNMGPVSAAKVARWLEAGQFDVLHLHEPVTPSVSLLALWAAEGPIVATFHTSNLRSRVMQASYPVLRPALEKITGRIAVSEDARRTVTTHIGGDAVVIPNGVFVDRFALAEVRPDWQGTPGRPTIAFLGRMHEPRKGLPVLAAALPQVLREIPGLRVLVAGPGDPDEVRAAMAPEAARACEFLGAVSDDDKARLLRSVDAYVAPNTGGESFGIILIEAMSAGAAVVASDLPAFLRVLDEGHAGFTFANEDPAALATTLLRVLGDADERSRVATIGRVRADLFDWSEVARDVMAVYETVTDGAAMVSGTAQPPPRWARLLRGRSKA, encoded by the coding sequence ATGCGCATCGGGATCGTCTGCCCGTACTCCTTCGACGTGCCGGGCGGGGTGCAGTACCACGTGCGCGACCTCGCCGAGGTCTTCCTCGCGCAGGGGCACCACGTCAGCGTGCTCGCACCCGCCGACGAGGACACCGTCGTGCCCGACTACGTCATCAGCGCCGGGCGGGCCGTGCCCGTGCGCTACAACGGCTCCGTGGCCCGGCTCAACATGGGTCCGGTCAGCGCGGCCAAGGTCGCCCGCTGGCTCGAGGCGGGGCAGTTCGACGTGCTGCACCTGCACGAGCCGGTGACGCCGAGCGTCTCGCTGCTCGCGCTGTGGGCGGCCGAGGGGCCGATCGTCGCCACCTTCCACACCTCCAACCTGCGCAGCCGGGTGATGCAGGCGTCGTACCCCGTCCTGCGCCCGGCGCTGGAGAAGATCACCGGCCGGATCGCCGTCTCCGAGGACGCCCGCCGCACCGTCACCACGCACATCGGCGGCGACGCCGTCGTCATCCCCAACGGCGTCTTCGTCGACCGCTTCGCCCTCGCCGAGGTGCGCCCGGACTGGCAGGGGACCCCGGGGCGGCCGACCATCGCCTTCCTCGGGCGGATGCACGAGCCGCGCAAGGGGCTGCCGGTCCTCGCCGCCGCCCTGCCGCAGGTGCTGCGCGAGATCCCCGGGCTGCGGGTGCTCGTCGCCGGCCCCGGCGACCCCGACGAGGTGCGCGCCGCGATGGCGCCGGAGGCCGCGCGCGCCTGCGAGTTCCTCGGCGCGGTGAGCGACGACGACAAGGCCCGCCTGCTGCGCTCGGTGGACGCGTACGTCGCCCCCAACACCGGCGGCGAGAGCTTCGGCATCATCCTCATCGAGGCGATGAGCGCGGGCGCGGCCGTCGTGGCCAGCGACCTGCCCGCCTTCCTGCGCGTGCTCGACGAGGGGCACGCCGGGTTCACCTTCGCGAACGAGGACCCCGCCGCGCTGGCCACCACCCTGCTGCGCGTCCTCGGCGACGCGGACGAGCGCAGCCGGGTCGCGACCATCGGGCGCGTGCGCGCCGACCTTTTCGACTGGTCCGAGGTCGCGCGGGACGTCATGGCGGTCTACGAGACGGTCACCGACGGCGCCGCGATGGTCAGCGGCACGGCCCAGCCGCCCCCGCGGTGGGCGCGGCTGCTGCGCGGCAGGAGCAAGGCGTGA
- a CDS encoding 3-oxoacyl-ACP reductase, translated as MTDTYSQFVNSPLGKQVASRLGIPRPVRLRRYTPGGALLEGSVLLGGYGDAPLAKRVRAVLDAEGIATATEPPTDGRVAAVVADLSAMTGPADLEALRALVGPALKRLAPSGRVLVLGASPEQAGADPVLAAARRALEGVVRSIGKELRAGATANLVLVEDGGEEEIESTVRFFLSGRSAYVDGQVVTVGPAGAGRRTPQSWVAPLAGKVAVVTGAARGIGASIADTLTRDGATVVCLDVPAAGDALAVVANRNGGSALQLDVTSPDAGARIVEHARTRHGSLDVVVHNAGITRDKLLANTDAARWQQVLDVNLLSVLRMNEAILAPGALSDGGHVVVLSSMSGIAGNRGQSNYAASKAGLIGAVHALGRDEDLRARGITVNAVAPGFIETEMTGRIPLATREMGRRINSLAQGGLPVDVAETIAWFAQDASAGVTGQVVRVCGQSMLGA; from the coding sequence ATGACCGACACGTACTCCCAGTTCGTCAACAGCCCTCTCGGCAAGCAGGTCGCGAGCCGGCTGGGGATCCCGCGGCCGGTGCGGCTGCGCCGCTACACCCCCGGAGGGGCGCTGCTCGAGGGCAGCGTGCTGCTCGGGGGGTACGGCGACGCCCCGCTGGCCAAGAGGGTCCGCGCGGTCCTCGACGCCGAGGGCATCGCGACCGCGACCGAGCCGCCGACCGACGGACGGGTCGCCGCCGTCGTCGCCGACCTCAGCGCGATGACCGGCCCGGCCGACCTGGAGGCGCTGCGGGCGCTGGTCGGCCCGGCGCTCAAGCGGCTCGCCCCGTCCGGCCGGGTCCTCGTCCTCGGTGCCTCGCCCGAGCAGGCCGGCGCCGACCCGGTCCTCGCCGCCGCCCGGCGCGCGCTCGAGGGCGTCGTCCGCTCGATCGGCAAGGAGCTGCGGGCCGGAGCGACCGCCAACCTCGTCCTCGTCGAGGACGGCGGCGAGGAGGAGATCGAGTCCACGGTCCGGTTCTTCCTCTCCGGGCGCTCGGCCTACGTCGACGGGCAGGTGGTCACCGTCGGGCCCGCGGGTGCAGGGCGCCGTACGCCCCAGAGCTGGGTGGCCCCGCTGGCCGGAAAGGTCGCGGTCGTCACCGGGGCGGCGCGCGGCATCGGTGCGTCGATCGCCGACACCCTCACCCGCGACGGCGCGACGGTCGTCTGCCTCGACGTCCCCGCCGCCGGCGACGCCCTCGCCGTGGTGGCCAACCGCAACGGCGGCTCGGCGCTGCAGCTCGACGTGACGAGCCCCGACGCGGGCGCGCGGATCGTCGAGCACGCCCGGACCCGCCACGGCAGCCTCGACGTCGTCGTGCACAACGCCGGGATCACCCGCGACAAGCTGCTCGCCAACACCGACGCCGCCCGCTGGCAGCAGGTGCTCGACGTCAACCTGCTCTCCGTGCTGCGGATGAACGAGGCGATCCTCGCCCCCGGCGCGCTCTCCGACGGCGGGCACGTCGTCGTCCTGTCCTCGATGTCCGGCATCGCCGGCAACCGCGGCCAGAGCAACTACGCCGCGTCCAAGGCCGGCCTCATCGGGGCCGTCCACGCGCTCGGCCGCGACGAGGACCTGCGGGCCCGCGGCATCACCGTCAACGCGGTCGCCCCCGGCTTCATCGAGACCGAAATGACGGGCCGGATCCCGCTGGCCACCCGCGAGATGGGTCGCCGGATCAACTCGCTCGCGCAGGGCGGCCTGCCGGTCGACGTCGCCGAGACGATCGCGTGGTTCGCCCAGGACGCCAGCGCCGGGGTCACCGGCCAGGTCGTGCGGGTCTGCGGCCAGAGCATGCTCGGGGCCTGA
- the pdxS gene encoding pyridoxal 5'-phosphate synthase lyase subunit PdxS — protein sequence MTEQTTDAPQTTTGTGTTRVKRGMAEMLKGGVIMDVVDAEQAKIAEDAGAVAVMALERVPADIRAQGGVARMSDPDMIQGIIDAVSIPVMAKARIGHFVEAQVLQSLGVDYIDESEVLTPADYANHIDKWAFDVPFVCGATNLGEALRRITEGAAMIRSKGEAGTGDVSNATTHMRKIGGEIRRLTSLADDELYVAAKELQAPYDLVKEVARAGKLPVVLFTAGGIATPADAAMMMQLGAEGVFVGSGIFKSGNPAQRAEAIVKATTFHDDPDMLAKVSRGLGEAMVGINVDDIPVPHRLADRGW from the coding sequence GTGACCGAGCAGACCACCGACGCCCCGCAGACCACCACCGGCACCGGCACCACCCGCGTCAAGCGCGGCATGGCCGAGATGCTCAAGGGCGGCGTCATCATGGACGTCGTCGACGCCGAGCAGGCCAAGATCGCCGAGGACGCCGGCGCCGTCGCCGTCATGGCCCTCGAGCGGGTGCCCGCCGACATCCGCGCCCAGGGCGGCGTGGCCCGGATGAGCGACCCGGACATGATCCAGGGGATCATCGACGCCGTCTCCATCCCGGTCATGGCCAAGGCCCGGATCGGCCACTTCGTCGAGGCCCAGGTCCTGCAGAGCCTCGGGGTCGACTACATCGACGAGTCCGAGGTCCTCACCCCGGCCGACTACGCCAACCACATCGACAAGTGGGCCTTCGACGTCCCCTTCGTCTGCGGCGCGACCAACCTCGGCGAGGCGCTGCGCCGGATCACCGAGGGCGCGGCGATGATCCGCTCCAAGGGCGAGGCCGGCACCGGCGACGTCTCCAACGCCACCACCCACATGCGCAAGATCGGCGGCGAGATCCGCCGGCTGACCTCCCTCGCCGACGACGAGCTGTACGTCGCCGCGAAGGAGCTCCAGGCGCCGTACGACCTCGTCAAGGAGGTCGCCCGCGCGGGCAAGCTGCCGGTCGTGCTCTTCACCGCCGGCGGGATCGCCACCCCGGCCGACGCCGCGATGATGATGCAGCTCGGCGCCGAGGGCGTCTTCGTCGGCTCCGGCATCTTCAAGTCCGGCAACCCCGCCCAGCGCGCCGAGGCCATCGTCAAGGCCACGACCTTCCACGACGACCCCGACATGCTCGCCAAGGTCTCGCGCGGCCTCGGCGAGGCCATGGTCGGCATCAACGTCGACGACATCCCCGTCCCGCACCGCCTGGCCGACCGCGGCTGGTGA
- a CDS encoding MaoC/PaaZ C-terminal domain-containing protein: MPVLTYGRSPDLPALFAKAVVTGRFGGGAVPPTTAQRRGVAVDLDHLVDYAHLLGFTVGSALPVTYPHVLAFPLQVALMARRDFPFPLVGLVHVENVVTWTRPLAPTEPLDLAVSAGNLRPHRRGRLVDLVAEVSVAGEPVWRGVSSYLARGEGDPTAPTGDEPDPTAVAAVAARPDGARWRFGEDAGRRYGAVSGDVNPIHLHALTARPLGFPSAIAHGMATYGRVVASLGRLVPPAGTSHVWFRRPVRLPSTTLLKAAPDGSLAVLLSARPGSDGAPVEHLVVATTPA, translated from the coding sequence GTGCCCGTCCTCACCTACGGCCGGTCGCCCGACCTGCCGGCGCTCTTCGCCAAGGCCGTCGTCACCGGGCGGTTCGGCGGGGGAGCGGTGCCGCCGACGACGGCGCAGCGGCGGGGCGTCGCCGTCGACCTCGACCACCTCGTCGACTACGCGCACCTGCTCGGCTTCACTGTCGGGTCGGCGCTGCCCGTGACCTACCCGCACGTCCTCGCCTTCCCGCTGCAGGTGGCGCTCATGGCGCGGCGCGACTTCCCGTTCCCGCTCGTCGGGCTCGTCCACGTCGAGAACGTCGTCACGTGGACACGGCCGCTCGCCCCGACCGAGCCGCTCGACCTCGCCGTGAGCGCGGGCAACCTGCGCCCGCACCGCCGCGGCCGGCTCGTCGACCTCGTCGCCGAGGTGTCGGTGGCGGGGGAGCCGGTCTGGCGCGGCGTGTCGTCGTACCTCGCCCGGGGGGAGGGCGACCCGACCGCACCCACCGGCGACGAGCCCGACCCGACGGCCGTGGCGGCCGTCGCCGCCCGCCCCGACGGGGCACGCTGGCGGTTCGGCGAGGACGCCGGGCGGCGGTACGGCGCCGTCTCGGGCGACGTCAACCCGATCCACCTGCACGCCCTGACCGCCCGGCCGCTCGGCTTCCCGTCGGCCATCGCGCACGGGATGGCCACCTACGGCCGGGTCGTCGCCTCGCTCGGCCGCCTCGTGCCCCCGGCCGGCACCTCGCACGTGTGGTTCCGCCGCCCCGTGCGGCTGCCGTCGACGACGCTGCTCAAGGCCGCCCCCGACGGCTCGCTCGCCGTGCTCCTGTCGGCCCGGCCCGGCTCCGACGGCGCCCCGGTCGAGCACCTCGTCGTCGCCACCACCCCCGCCTGA
- a CDS encoding phosphatidylinositol mannoside acyltransferase codes for MSPRRGAPGRLASGGRRVTDRAVVLGYRLGWGAVRALPAGAAYRLFDVIADRTVARGGGGVRRLRANYARVRPELDDAALDALVRAGMRSYLRYYCDAFRLPDLPPDVLARSVRLVGDEHCREVLAEGRSVVVFLGHLGNWDLAGAWSTTHLAPVTTVAEKLRPEEVFEEFLEFRTGLGMTILPLEGGADTFAGLRSAVAGGRFICLLADRDLSGSGLEVDLCGHRARVAKGPAALALLTGAPLYAVSVRYEPNPAVPGSGAGIVCEFSPLVEPPASGTTAQKVAAMTQACVDHLGDAVRAHTADWHMLQRVFVDDLDPARTPDVTSGTRAGGA; via the coding sequence GTGAGCCCGCGCCGCGGGGCGCCGGGGCGCCTGGCGTCCGGAGGCCGCCGCGTCACCGACCGGGCCGTCGTGCTCGGCTACCGCCTCGGGTGGGGCGCCGTGCGCGCCCTGCCCGCCGGGGCGGCGTACCGGCTCTTCGACGTCATCGCCGACCGCACGGTCGCCCGCGGGGGAGGCGGGGTGCGGCGGCTGCGCGCCAACTACGCCCGGGTGCGCCCCGAGCTCGACGACGCCGCGCTCGACGCCCTCGTCCGCGCGGGGATGCGGTCCTACCTGCGCTACTACTGCGACGCCTTCCGGCTGCCCGACCTGCCCCCCGACGTGCTCGCGCGCTCGGTACGCCTCGTCGGCGACGAGCACTGCCGCGAGGTCCTCGCCGAGGGGCGGTCCGTCGTGGTCTTCCTCGGCCACCTCGGCAACTGGGACCTCGCCGGGGCCTGGTCGACCACCCACCTCGCTCCCGTGACGACGGTCGCGGAGAAGCTGCGACCCGAGGAGGTCTTCGAGGAGTTCCTCGAGTTCCGGACGGGGCTCGGGATGACCATCCTCCCGCTCGAGGGCGGGGCCGACACCTTCGCCGGGCTGCGGTCGGCGGTCGCCGGCGGCCGGTTCATCTGCCTGCTCGCGGACCGCGACCTGTCCGGAAGCGGGCTCGAGGTCGACCTGTGCGGCCATCGCGCGCGGGTCGCCAAGGGGCCGGCCGCCCTCGCCCTGCTCACCGGGGCACCCCTCTACGCCGTGTCGGTGCGCTACGAGCCCAACCCGGCCGTGCCGGGCAGCGGCGCGGGGATCGTCTGCGAGTTCTCGCCGCTCGTCGAGCCGCCGGCCTCGGGCACGACCGCGCAGAAGGTGGCGGCGATGACCCAGGCCTGCGTGGACCACCTGGGGGACGCGGTCCGCGCGCACACCGCCGACTGGCACATGCTCCAGCGGGTCTTCGTCGACGACCTCGACCCGGCCCGGACCCCGGACGTCACGTCCGGCACCCGGGCGGGGGGCGCGTGA